The Euphorbia lathyris chromosome 8, ddEupLath1.1, whole genome shotgun sequence genome has a window encoding:
- the LOC136203210 gene encoding uncharacterized protein, producing the protein MAGSKILSDENVKAPNLVERAKEKIQAVLHSERFHFHQKKDVNEHTPINNVKAPNVFDRAKEEIEAHQKSNQSAEAISNRDRRHHRYSETHGRRDDIDENTGMDEIKGPSIFQRAKEEVEALFGTIHPRKKESRDSVSEGGFGGVVGRGLEKVCSGEIGASIGRRLEKVCSPSNSKGACKPDDD; encoded by the exons ATGGCTGGATCTAAAATTCTATCAG ATGAAAATGTGAAAGCCCCAAATCTAGTAGAGAGGGCGAAGGAGAAGATTCAGGCAGTATTACACAGTGAGAGATTTCATTTTCATCAGAAGAAAGACGTTAATGAACACACTCCGATCAATAACGTAAAAGCCCCAAATGTGTTTGATCGAGCGAAAGAGGAGATTGAAGCTCATCAGAAAAG CAATCAATCTGCAGAAGCAATCAGCAATCGTGATCGTCGTCATCATCGTTACAGCGAAACTCATGGAAGGAGAGATGACATTGATGAGAATACTGGTATGGATGAAATCAAAGGTCCGAGTATTTTTCAAAGAGctaaagaagaagttgaagctCTTTTCGGGACGATACATCCGAGGAAGAAGGAATCGAGAGATTCTGTTTCGGAAGGAGGGTTTGGAGGTGTAGTTGGAAGAGGATTGGAAAAAGTTTGTTCAGGTGAGATTGGTGCTTCCATTGGAAGAAGGCTTGAAAAAGTTTGTTCTCCTTCCAATTCCAAGGGGGCTTGTAAGCCTGATGATGATTAA